Part of the Candidatus Poribacteria bacterium genome, CAATCGATGGGCTTACACGCATCTCGTGCCTGATAATCAGTTCACACACTTCGGATACGCCATTGGACATCCAATCAGCACTGATTCGGATACAGTCCGATTTTCAGCCACCTATCAATTGACTGTCTCTGCCGATGCAGCGATTCGCGCTGCGTTCACCCGACAGGGGGAAGGCACACTCGCAGATCGATTTTATGGGGAAGACTTCAGGACGCTCCCGTTTCCGACAGGTGTTGTTGCCCGGACAACGGAAATCGGGGGTCGGTTCTCGTATCGTCCATTGAACGGATGGAATGCATCGTTCTTATATGTATGGCACTACACGCAGAATGCCGAACACCGTAAAGGGTCAACAAGCCAAGCACACCACCTCGCGATTCAGATGGGGTATCTGTTTTAAGAGTTGTCAGTTATCGGTTATCTGTTATCAGTTAAAGAAGGATCGTGTCGAACCAAGCCCTCTCTTCGCTGACAACTAACAACCATTTTGGGTAAACAAAAATGTTGCGTAAACGGACACGCATTCTTATCCTCGCGACACTCGCTTTAATCCTCGTCCTCGGTTTGGTTATCACCGTTCCATTGGATCTGCGTTTGCTTGCGCTAAGCCCGAAGATCATCAAGTATAGCGGATTGATTCAGCAACACGCCGCCAAAGAAGCGTTGGACCCTCGATTGGTCTGCGCGTTGATTGTGCAGGAATCTGGGTTTGACGAAAAGGCGGTAAGTCCGGTGGGCGCGCTGGGGTTGACACAGTTGATGCCGACCACAGCAAAGCAACTCGATGTGCAAGATCCGTTTGATGCGAGTCAGAACATCGCAGGGGCAACGCGCCATCTACGGACGTTGTATAATGCTTTCCGAGAGAGTCCGCACGAACATCGGCATCGATTAGTGTTAG contains:
- a CDS encoding transglycosylase SLT domain-containing protein, with amino-acid sequence MLRKRTRILILATLALILVLGLVITVPLDLRLLALSPKIIKYSGLIQQHAAKEALDPRLVCALIVQESGFDEKAVSPVGALGLTQLMPTTAKQLDVQDPFDASQNIAGATRHLRTLYNAFRESPHEHRHRLVLASYNGGLGRVRDAQALVRYHKTGDPLLWEPVSVTLSKLTKQHTSMHHGVWEDDKPPHGYFEGASETLAHVERVMHYYARIRFYEGLLFFL